A single genomic interval of uncultured Desulfobacter sp. harbors:
- a CDS encoding chemotaxis protein CheA has protein sequence MADNTIQPLAERLACDLVLADPTDADTLSCLLPLLKKLHDECRSRAMNEQAGQMVKAKDIIQKMIKKRGADADQQMDRLNEIASELSRSVCMSASLDTGETADAQATAEPALETANDPDCRTQAQGNQFKQLEEQLDRFGILIGQLCPEEIWDIGAMIANLDELIAVSKKIEPPTFYQIALACQEYVETIPFENNFNTKPIEEGLVLLRSILSHLRRGEAFTFDYSDVIELLDLQFKEEQQKRAINEKDMKTENEARLSPDPPGDPKGPVPISDDDMEIMVDFVSEARENLETIEVSLVDLEQDPSNVEIINDIFRPFHTIKGVSGFLSLTKINRLAHATENLLDSARNGDFIINQAATDAILESVDMLKILVERVGKSTETGVLLPDNDVNVSSMRDTLQSLQTSLTRGEKEPLGEILVRKKAVEREGLNEALDIQKKRPDKKIGEILVEENRVSSKDITSALMEQGHAKRTMDTQVKVSTQKLDDLVDFAGELVIAQSMLRQKTAHDPSLAQSVTQLGQIVSNMQTIAMSMRMIPIKSTFMKMIRLVRDLSRKSGKQVDLKMSGEETEIDRNVVDALYEPMVHMIRNSVDHGIEPPEERKAKGKAAQGTIHLRAYHKGGHIIIEIEDDGKGLDRDRILEKALSTGLVTGNEQMTDSQVFDLIMAPGFSTASQITDVSGRGVGMDVVKSGIEKFRGQLNIDSQKDNGTKFTISLPLTLAIIDGMLVQVSNEKYVIPTISIQKAFKPGPDEYFTVKGQGEMVKDRGDLVPLIRLDDLYNDGKGRKEVTDCLVVVVESKEEKRGLLIDELLGKDEYVIKSLGSNLEDVQGIAGGAILADGRVGLILDIFGIFSLTAGG, from the coding sequence ATGGCAGATAATACCATCCAACCGCTTGCGGAAAGGCTTGCCTGTGATCTTGTCCTGGCAGACCCAACAGATGCAGACACTCTTTCCTGCCTGCTGCCCCTGCTCAAGAAGCTGCATGATGAATGCCGCTCCAGGGCCATGAACGAACAGGCCGGACAGATGGTCAAGGCCAAGGATATAATACAAAAGATGATAAAAAAAAGGGGGGCGGATGCCGACCAACAGATGGATCGTCTCAATGAAATCGCCTCAGAACTGTCCCGTTCAGTGTGCATGTCCGCATCCTTAGATACCGGCGAGACCGCGGATGCCCAAGCCACGGCGGAACCGGCTTTGGAGACAGCCAATGATCCGGACTGCCGGACCCAAGCACAGGGAAATCAATTCAAGCAGCTTGAAGAGCAGTTGGACCGGTTCGGTATCCTGATCGGCCAGCTCTGCCCGGAAGAAATTTGGGACATCGGCGCCATGATCGCCAACCTGGATGAACTGATTGCGGTTTCAAAGAAGATTGAGCCCCCCACTTTTTATCAGATTGCCCTGGCCTGCCAGGAGTATGTTGAGACCATCCCCTTTGAAAATAACTTTAATACCAAACCCATTGAAGAAGGCCTGGTCCTGCTGCGGTCCATCCTCAGTCACCTGAGGCGGGGAGAGGCCTTTACCTTTGATTATTCAGACGTGATTGAACTGCTGGATCTGCAGTTCAAGGAGGAGCAGCAAAAAAGGGCAATCAACGAAAAGGATATGAAAACGGAAAATGAGGCCCGCCTTTCTCCAGACCCGCCGGGTGACCCCAAAGGACCGGTGCCGATTTCCGATGATGACATGGAGATCATGGTCGACTTTGTTTCCGAGGCAAGGGAGAATCTGGAAACCATTGAAGTCAGCCTTGTCGATCTGGAGCAGGATCCTTCCAATGTGGAAATCATCAACGACATTTTCAGACCCTTTCACACCATTAAAGGGGTTTCCGGATTTTTGTCCCTGACCAAAATCAACCGACTGGCCCATGCCACCGAGAATCTGCTCGACAGTGCCAGAAACGGTGATTTTATTATCAATCAGGCCGCCACCGACGCCATCCTGGAGTCGGTGGATATGCTTAAAATATTAGTTGAACGGGTGGGCAAAAGCACTGAAACCGGTGTCCTGCTCCCAGATAACGACGTGAATGTTTCGTCCATGAGGGATACGCTTCAATCTCTCCAGACGTCTCTGACCAGAGGGGAAAAAGAACCCCTGGGTGAAATTCTGGTCCGAAAAAAGGCTGTGGAAAGAGAGGGTCTAAATGAAGCCCTGGATATTCAAAAGAAGCGGCCGGACAAAAAAATAGGTGAAATCCTGGTGGAAGAAAACCGGGTTTCTTCTAAGGATATCACCTCTGCATTAATGGAACAAGGCCATGCCAAGCGCACAATGGACACTCAGGTCAAGGTCAGTACCCAGAAACTGGATGACCTGGTGGATTTTGCAGGGGAATTGGTCATTGCCCAGTCCATGCTGCGTCAGAAAACGGCTCATGATCCGTCCTTGGCCCAGAGTGTCACTCAATTGGGGCAGATTGTAAGCAACATGCAGACCATTGCCATGTCCATGCGCATGATTCCCATAAAATCCACATTCATGAAAATGATCCGTCTGGTCAGGGATCTGTCCAGGAAGTCGGGAAAGCAGGTGGATCTGAAAATGTCCGGAGAGGAGACGGAGATTGATCGCAATGTGGTGGACGCCCTGTACGAGCCCATGGTTCATATGATCCGAAATTCTGTGGACCATGGGATTGAACCCCCGGAAGAACGAAAAGCAAAAGGTAAAGCCGCCCAGGGTACCATCCACTTGAGGGCCTACCACAAAGGCGGACACATTATCATTGAAATTGAGGATGACGGCAAGGGCCTGGATCGTGACCGGATTCTGGAAAAGGCCCTGTCAACGGGCCTGGTGACGGGAAACGAACAGATGACCGATTCCCAGGTATTTGATCTGATTATGGCGCCGGGCTTTTCCACGGCCAGTCAAATCACCGATGTATCCGGCCGGGGCGTGGGCATGGATGTGGTGAAGTCCGGGATTGAAAAATTCAGGGGCCAACTCAACATTGACTCCCAAAAGGACAACGGCACCAAGTTTACCATCAGCCTCCCCCTGACCCTGGCCATTATCGACGGTATGCTGGTTCAGGTGAGCAATGAAAAATACGTCATTCCGACCATTTCCATTCAAAAGGCATTTAAACCCGGGCCGGACGAATATTTTACCGTGAAAGGCCAAGGAGAGATGGTCAAGGACCGTGGTGATCTGGTGCCGCTGATCCGGCTGGACGATCTTTACAACGACGGCAAAGGCAGAAAAGAGGTCACAGACTGCCTGGTGGTGGTGGTGGAATCCAAAGAAGAAAAGCGAGGCTTGCTCATTGATGAACTTTTGGGAAAAGACGAATACGTAATCAAGAGCCTGGGCAGTAATCTGGAGGATGTCCAGGGGATTGCCGGCGGCGCGATCCTGGCAGACGGCCGGGTGGGGTTGATTCTAGATATTTTCGGCATTTTTTCGCTGACTGCCGGCGGATAG
- a CDS encoding chemotaxis protein CheD has product MKQIVGVADMIVSNNVQETIVTYSLGSCIGLVIYDPAVQVGGLLHYMLPESKIASDKAAKRPFMFADTGIPRLFKAAYTLGAKKQRIKIFVAGGAEILDQKGFFNIGKRNYMALKKIFMKNRVLIDKERVGGNVNRTVRLDIGTGDIFVKTSGQKEEKV; this is encoded by the coding sequence ATGAAACAGATCGTTGGTGTGGCAGATATGATAGTGAGCAATAATGTTCAAGAAACCATTGTGACCTATTCGCTTGGCTCCTGCATTGGCCTGGTGATCTATGACCCGGCTGTCCAGGTGGGCGGTCTGCTTCACTACATGCTGCCGGAATCCAAAATTGCCAGTGACAAGGCGGCCAAAAGGCCCTTTATGTTTGCCGATACAGGCATCCCAAGGCTGTTCAAGGCGGCCTATACACTGGGAGCCAAGAAGCAGCGGATCAAAATATTTGTTGCCGGAGGAGCTGAAATTCTGGACCAAAAAGGCTTTTTTAATATTGGAAAACGCAATTACATGGCCCTGAAGAAAATCTTTATGAAAAACAGGGTGCTCATTGACAAAGAACGGGTGGGCGGCAATGTAAACCGTACTGTGCGCCTGGACATCGGAACCGGTGATATCTTCGTCAAAACATCCGGACAAAAGGAGGAGAAGGTATGA
- the murJ gene encoding murein biosynthesis integral membrane protein MurJ: MTQTSTFKKIGFASLIMMASVFASRVIGLVRETAIAWMGGASAGVDAYQVAFVIPEMLNHVVASGFLSITFIPIFTRYLVENNEQEGYRIFSVILNCFGAGLFIFICLSMLFAPELISVLAPGLKNGPAFDLAVRMTRIIIPAQFFFFAGGLFNAVQYSKERFVFPALAPLIYNTGIIVGGIFLYPVLGMEGFAWGVLAGAFFGSFLLQLFGAKKVGLSYMPNFNFRHPDVIKYVLLTLPLMLGLTMTFSTEILMKFFGSFLSEGSISAMNYALRVMFILVGLFGNAVGVASYPFMAKIAAEKDFSGLNTIINQTLKYIFIVMPFSVVFMILNNEVVAILFQRGAFDAHDAALTSGVLPYFMAGAFAFSAQTIVSRGFFAVQNTLFPAIFSTVCVALSLPLLYFAMTAMGIKGVALGLSLSVIITTGALFEAWSRKTKNAGRSEVYAFFSVMVLVSIVVWLILKAAYAGILGLIPISGFFAHIFICIIIGTLFLIILAGLGKLFKIKEISTLYTKVLTKSGLLKKIKIGD; this comes from the coding sequence ATGACACAAACCTCCACCTTTAAAAAAATCGGATTTGCCTCGTTAATCATGATGGCATCAGTGTTTGCCAGCAGAGTCATTGGTCTTGTACGTGAAACTGCCATTGCCTGGATGGGTGGTGCAAGTGCAGGTGTTGACGCGTATCAGGTGGCGTTTGTAATTCCTGAAATGTTAAACCATGTGGTGGCGTCAGGTTTTTTATCCATTACGTTTATCCCGATCTTTACCCGATATCTTGTTGAAAACAACGAGCAGGAAGGATACCGGATTTTTTCCGTTATCCTTAACTGCTTTGGTGCAGGTCTTTTTATTTTTATCTGCCTTTCCATGCTTTTTGCTCCGGAACTGATTTCAGTTCTTGCACCCGGGCTCAAAAACGGCCCGGCCTTTGATCTTGCCGTACGCATGACCCGAATCATTATCCCGGCCCAGTTTTTCTTTTTTGCCGGGGGGCTGTTCAATGCCGTACAATATTCAAAGGAGCGGTTTGTTTTTCCGGCGCTTGCTCCATTGATTTATAATACCGGCATCATTGTGGGCGGGATATTTCTGTATCCGGTTCTGGGTATGGAAGGATTTGCCTGGGGTGTGCTTGCAGGCGCCTTCTTCGGCAGTTTCCTGCTCCAGTTGTTTGGGGCTAAAAAGGTGGGACTGAGCTATATGCCGAATTTTAATTTCAGACATCCTGATGTGATCAAATACGTCTTGTTAACGTTACCCCTGATGCTTGGATTGACCATGACCTTTTCCACGGAAATCCTGATGAAATTCTTTGGCTCGTTTTTAAGCGAGGGAAGCATTTCAGCCATGAATTACGCCCTTCGCGTCATGTTTATACTGGTGGGGCTTTTCGGCAATGCCGTTGGTGTGGCCTCCTATCCGTTCATGGCAAAAATTGCTGCCGAAAAAGATTTTTCCGGCTTAAATACCATTATTAACCAAACGCTGAAATATATCTTTATTGTGATGCCCTTTTCCGTTGTCTTTATGATTCTTAATAACGAGGTTGTGGCCATTTTATTCCAACGCGGTGCCTTTGACGCCCATGATGCTGCCCTGACATCAGGAGTACTGCCGTATTTCATGGCCGGGGCCTTTGCATTTTCCGCACAGACCATTGTTTCCCGGGGGTTCTTTGCCGTTCAAAATACATTGTTCCCTGCCATTTTCTCGACTGTATGCGTGGCGTTAAGCCTACCGCTGCTTTATTTTGCAATGACAGCCATGGGGATCAAAGGCGTGGCTTTGGGTTTGTCTTTGTCCGTGATCATTACTACGGGTGCTTTATTTGAAGCCTGGAGCAGGAAAACAAAAAACGCGGGACGCTCAGAGGTCTACGCGTTCTTTAGTGTAATGGTACTGGTCAGTATCGTGGTATGGCTGATTTTAAAAGCGGCATATGCCGGAATTCTTGGTTTAATCCCAATCTCTGGTTTTTTCGCCCATATATTCATATGTATTATTATCGGCACGTTATTTCTAATCATTCTGGCAGGCCTTGGAAAACTCTTTAAAATCAAAGAAATCAGCACACTGTATACCAAGGTGCTGACCAAAAGCGGTTTGCTTAAAAAGATTAAAATAGGAGATTAA
- a CDS encoding chemotaxis protein CheW, with protein sequence MSETQDSMDKALKQTTINTAKYLTFTLSDESYGIGILKVKEIIGMMPITSVPKTPGFVKGVINLRGKVIPIIDLRLKFDMESKDYTDRTCIIVVEIEAGEETVLIGIVVDSVSEVLNITADQIEDAPEFGTQLNTDYILGLAKTDDGVKILLNIDKVLSQVQISGLEKVAK encoded by the coding sequence ATGTCCGAAACCCAAGATTCAATGGACAAGGCCTTAAAACAAACCACCATCAATACGGCCAAGTATCTGACGTTTACCCTATCCGACGAATCCTATGGTATCGGTATTTTGAAGGTAAAGGAAATCATTGGCATGATGCCCATCACGTCGGTTCCCAAAACCCCCGGGTTTGTCAAAGGGGTCATCAATCTGCGGGGAAAAGTCATCCCCATCATTGACCTGCGCCTAAAGTTTGACATGGAATCCAAAGATTACACGGACCGGACCTGTATCATCGTGGTGGAAATTGAGGCCGGCGAAGAGACAGTGCTCATCGGAATCGTGGTGGACTCGGTTTCCGAGGTGCTCAATATCACTGCAGACCAAATTGAAGATGCCCCGGAGTTCGGCACCCAATTGAATACCGATTACATTCTGGGATTGGCCAAAACCGATGACGGCGTAAAAATACTGCTCAACATTGATAAAGTCCTGAGTCAGGTTCAAATATCCGGTCTGGAAAAGGTCGCAAAATAA
- a CDS encoding HDOD domain-containing protein: MTSLERFITEINRLPPMREVIHQLLSVVDNPDSSMDDITQVIQYDPAITAGILKTCNSAYYSTTHPAESVKDAVNMLGTDKVVELALIYSGADTLSGRQEGYGLEEGQMWKYAISSAVVAKEIAVRLGLKSKNTLFTCALLKDIGKLVLHKYVVSARKKIDWLVNEKHFSFLEAEKKVFGINHAELGAIIAKMWHFSPKMIKIIHHHHLSDETMTRDKEVVVVYLADCICMMMGINVGTDGLAYRFKEKAMESLKITAADISLIIADFGMNMAEVEALLKLK; the protein is encoded by the coding sequence ATGACATCCCTTGAACGGTTCATCACTGAGATCAACCGCCTGCCCCCCATGCGTGAGGTGATTCATCAGCTATTGAGTGTTGTAGACAACCCGGACAGTTCAATGGACGATATTACGCAGGTCATACAGTATGATCCCGCGATTACGGCGGGCATTCTTAAAACCTGCAACTCTGCCTATTACAGTACAACACATCCCGCAGAATCGGTAAAAGATGCCGTGAACATGCTGGGAACGGACAAGGTGGTGGAACTGGCCTTGATCTACTCCGGTGCGGACACCCTTTCCGGCAGACAGGAGGGGTACGGACTGGAAGAGGGGCAAATGTGGAAATACGCTATTTCATCGGCAGTGGTGGCAAAGGAAATCGCCGTCCGCCTGGGTCTGAAAAGTAAAAACACCCTGTTTACCTGTGCACTGCTCAAGGATATTGGAAAGCTTGTTCTGCACAAATACGTAGTGTCAGCCAGAAAAAAAATTGATTGGTTAGTAAACGAAAAGCACTTCAGTTTTCTGGAGGCGGAAAAAAAGGTATTCGGCATCAACCATGCCGAGCTCGGCGCCATCATTGCCAAGATGTGGCATTTTTCGCCAAAAATGATCAAAATAATCCATCACCATCACCTGTCCGATGAAACCATGACCAGGGATAAAGAGGTGGTGGTGGTGTATCTGGCCGACTGTATCTGCATGATGATGGGGATCAATGTCGGGACGGACGGGCTGGCTTACCGGTTTAAAGAAAAGGCCATGGAAAGTTTGAAAATAACGGCAGCAGACATATCGCTGATCATTGCCGATTTCGGCATGAACATGGCGGAAGTGGAAGCGCTGCTCAAACTGAAATGA
- a CDS encoding methyl-accepting chemotaxis protein, with protein sequence MNLKRLTIGKQIAVGFGVVLILLLILGTLSFTGVGGIVKNAGEVIDGNKLDGDLAQKEVDHLNWVNQVNALLTDDSVTTLDVETDHRKCGFGKWLFGEGRKQAEELVPDLVPILKAIEEPHKKLHDSAIEISRVFRQPHAGLALALSNRLTEHVQWVGDLGQALASEAGGLYSYQMLLKNQVDQAVSAIETIEKNNRFDTIEARQKRAADMIKGLRFGDGGKDYFFILNKDVKMVMHSASPDLDGSDMISTTDPKGKRLFAEMVKTGLEKGSGFVTYEWNLPGTGQLAPKLSYVKRYNPWGWIVCTGVYLDHKNHALVKRAEEFAQGKPFSTGVEIDPTKCKFGKFLNDPKTKELMNSFPELKTAFSQMHEPHKALHESAAHIESLVNQLKMQEAMETFEQGTKQALEEVRKYFQDAIDAEQALQAGLDTANRIYATQTMPTLEKTQGLLNTLRETARKSIMTDQVMLSAASGTKRNVSIVAAVAMIAGIFLAFFISRGIIVVLSRITAGMGEGADQVAAASGEVSSSSQSMAEGASEQAASIEETSSSMEEMASMTRKNAENAGHADSLMKEANQVVGRANDSMKELTGSMEEISNASTETSKIIKTIDEIAFQTNLLALNAAVEAARAGEAGAGFAVVADEVRNLAMRAAEAAKNTAELIEGTVQKIDSGTELVSSTNEAFGAVAESTRKVGELVAEISEASKEQSNGIEQVNLAITEMDKVVQQNAANAEESASASEEMNAQAEQLREYVGELVMMVSGKKSVSGSTPRQVQYSRPAAGALGHGGQGIKPAAKKQLSEKSREIKPESVIPFDEDDFEDF encoded by the coding sequence ATGAATTTAAAACGATTGACCATCGGCAAACAGATCGCAGTAGGATTTGGTGTTGTACTCATCTTGCTGTTAATTCTGGGGACCTTGTCCTTCACCGGCGTGGGCGGCATTGTAAAAAATGCAGGGGAGGTTATAGACGGGAACAAACTGGATGGAGACCTTGCCCAGAAAGAGGTGGATCATCTCAACTGGGTGAATCAAGTCAATGCCCTTCTGACAGATGACAGCGTGACAACGCTCGACGTCGAGACCGATCATCGTAAGTGCGGTTTCGGCAAATGGCTGTTTGGAGAAGGCAGAAAACAGGCAGAAGAGCTTGTTCCGGATCTTGTTCCGATATTAAAGGCCATTGAGGAGCCCCATAAAAAGCTTCATGACTCTGCAATTGAAATCAGCAGGGTTTTCAGGCAGCCGCATGCGGGCCTTGCTCTGGCTTTATCCAACCGCTTGACTGAACATGTCCAATGGGTCGGTGACCTGGGGCAAGCGCTGGCCTCTGAAGCCGGTGGATTGTATTCTTACCAGATGCTGTTGAAGAACCAGGTCGATCAGGCCGTATCTGCCATCGAAACCATAGAAAAGAACAACCGGTTTGACACTATTGAAGCGCGGCAAAAACGAGCGGCAGATATGATTAAAGGGCTCCGGTTTGGAGACGGCGGCAAGGATTATTTCTTTATTCTTAATAAAGATGTGAAAATGGTCATGCATTCAGCCAGTCCGGATCTGGATGGGTCAGATATGATCAGCACGACAGATCCGAAAGGCAAACGCCTGTTCGCAGAGATGGTGAAAACCGGCCTTGAAAAGGGTAGCGGTTTTGTGACCTATGAATGGAATCTGCCCGGAACCGGTCAGTTGGCCCCCAAACTCTCTTACGTGAAACGGTACAACCCCTGGGGATGGATCGTCTGTACTGGAGTTTATCTGGATCACAAGAACCATGCACTGGTCAAAAGAGCCGAAGAATTTGCCCAGGGCAAACCTTTTTCAACCGGTGTCGAGATTGATCCGACAAAATGCAAATTTGGGAAATTCCTGAACGACCCCAAAACAAAGGAGTTGATGAACAGCTTTCCCGAGTTGAAGACCGCGTTCAGCCAGATGCATGAACCCCATAAGGCCCTGCATGAAAGTGCGGCACACATTGAGAGTCTGGTTAATCAGCTCAAAATGCAGGAGGCCATGGAAACGTTTGAGCAAGGAACGAAACAGGCTTTAGAAGAGGTAAGAAAATACTTTCAGGACGCCATTGATGCGGAACAGGCTTTACAAGCCGGTCTGGACACTGCCAACCGGATATATGCAACCCAGACCATGCCGACCCTGGAAAAAACCCAGGGGTTACTGAACACATTGAGGGAAACCGCCAGAAAGAGCATTATGACAGACCAGGTCATGCTGAGCGCTGCTTCCGGTACTAAAAGAAACGTTTCCATTGTAGCGGCAGTTGCAATGATTGCCGGTATTTTCCTGGCCTTTTTCATCTCCAGGGGTATCATTGTGGTTTTGAGCCGGATCACCGCCGGCATGGGCGAGGGCGCGGACCAGGTCGCTGCTGCATCCGGAGAGGTTTCATCCTCCAGCCAGTCCATGGCCGAAGGCGCATCTGAGCAGGCCGCCTCCATTGAAGAAACCTCGTCGTCCATGGAGGAAATGGCGTCCATGACCAGGAAGAATGCAGAAAATGCCGGTCATGCGGACAGCCTGATGAAAGAGGCCAATCAGGTGGTTGGCCGGGCCAATGACTCCATGAAAGAACTTACAGGCTCCATGGAGGAAATCTCAAATGCCAGTACTGAAACCTCCAAGATTATCAAAACCATTGATGAAATCGCTTTTCAGACCAACCTGCTGGCCCTGAATGCGGCGGTGGAGGCGGCCCGCGCCGGAGAGGCCGGTGCCGGTTTTGCCGTGGTGGCGGATGAAGTCCGGAATCTGGCCATGCGGGCGGCCGAGGCTGCCAAGAATACGGCAGAGTTGATTGAGGGTACGGTTCAGAAAATAGACAGCGGCACGGAACTGGTATCTTCCACCAATGAAGCCTTTGGGGCTGTGGCCGAGAGCACCCGGAAGGTCGGGGAGCTGGTGGCGGAAATCTCTGAGGCGTCAAAGGAACAGTCCAACGGCATTGAACAGGTGAACCTGGCCATTACCGAAATGGACAAGGTCGTCCAGCAGAATGCCGCCAATGCCGAAGAAAGCGCCTCTGCATCAGAAGAGATGAATGCCCAGGCCGAACAACTGCGGGAGTATGTGGGGGAACTGGTCATGATGGTCAGCGGGAAAAAATCCGTTTCCGGCAGCACCCCCCGCCAGGTTCAGTATAGCCGGCCGGCTGCCGGGGCATTAGGCCATGGCGGTCAAGGGATAAAACCGGCAGCCAAAAAACAGCTTTCGGAAAAGTCCCGAGAGATAAAACCGGAGTCGGTGATCCCCTTTGACGAGGATGACTTTGAGGATTTCTAA
- a CDS encoding universal stress protein — translation MKILIGYKGVNIGQDLLKLGAEHAKAFNATVLVVTSMLEGTEKDQKKILEAENNLDQAQVFFKEQGIACEKHLLIRGMEPGEDIVAFANEKEVDEIIIGVKSRSNIGKLLFGSTAQTVILEADCPVVSVS, via the coding sequence ATGAAAATTCTTATTGGATATAAAGGCGTCAATATTGGTCAAGATCTGCTCAAGCTTGGGGCTGAACATGCAAAGGCGTTTAATGCTACTGTGCTGGTTGTGACCTCAATGCTGGAGGGGACGGAAAAGGACCAGAAAAAAATACTGGAAGCAGAAAACAATTTGGACCAGGCGCAAGTTTTTTTTAAGGAGCAGGGAATAGCCTGTGAAAAACATCTTCTGATCCGTGGTATGGAGCCGGGAGAGGATATTGTTGCATTTGCAAATGAAAAAGAGGTGGATGAAATTATCATTGGCGTGAAAAGCCGTTCTAATATAGGTAAACTATTGTTCGGGTCCACGGCCCAAACGGTTATATTAGAGGCGGACTGTCCGGTCGTCAGCGTAAGTTAA
- a CDS encoding sigma-54 dependent transcriptional regulator, which translates to MSSVVIIDDDEQVCRFLVTAFQKFTPDVCYHLTLKEGLAKLEFDTVDVVFLDVNLPDGNGLEAVSVIQALPNAPEIIIMTADGDPDGAELAMRLNAWDYIEKTGSHKAFTLSLSRALEYRKQKQPRPPGIESLERSRIIGHSEAISACLEKVATAAGADMPVLITGRTGTGKELFARAIHENSQRRNKEFVVVDCAALPDHLVESILFGHTRGAFTGADADRTGLLKLAHNGTLFLDELGELPAQIQKRFLRALQEKTFRPVGGREEIESDFRLIAATNRDLFAMSQEGSFREDLYYRVVALKIELPILVDRKEDIALIARHQVCSRKRPARRISISDEFLDELLAYEWPGNVRELKNAIDLACSRVLEGETLYPKHLPGHIRAYNIRQKISPKTSSPSPKSVVAIPMKEYVDKAKYDYLVRLTAQTRGDIQKTCRISGLSRGHLYNLLKKYGIKSS; encoded by the coding sequence TTGTCAAGCGTTGTAATCATAGATGATGATGAACAGGTGTGCCGGTTTCTGGTTACAGCTTTTCAAAAATTCACTCCGGATGTTTGCTACCATCTGACCCTGAAAGAGGGACTTGCAAAGCTTGAATTCGATACGGTTGACGTGGTTTTTCTGGATGTCAATCTCCCGGACGGAAACGGGCTTGAGGCCGTCAGCGTTATTCAGGCCCTCCCAAATGCACCGGAAATTATTATCATGACGGCAGATGGCGATCCTGACGGTGCTGAGCTGGCCATGAGGCTGAATGCCTGGGATTACATTGAAAAAACGGGCAGCCACAAGGCTTTTACTCTATCCCTATCCCGGGCCTTGGAGTACCGCAAACAGAAACAACCCCGGCCCCCTGGTATTGAATCCCTGGAACGCAGCCGGATCATCGGGCACTCCGAAGCCATTTCAGCCTGCCTGGAAAAGGTGGCGACGGCAGCAGGGGCGGACATGCCCGTATTGATCACAGGCAGAACCGGAACGGGCAAGGAATTGTTTGCCAGGGCCATCCATGAAAACAGCCAAAGACGGAACAAGGAATTTGTGGTGGTGGATTGCGCTGCCCTGCCGGATCATCTGGTGGAAAGCATCCTGTTCGGCCATACCCGTGGAGCGTTTACCGGGGCAGATGCCGACAGAACCGGGCTGCTCAAGCTTGCCCATAATGGAACCCTATTTCTTGATGAGCTGGGCGAACTGCCTGCCCAAATCCAGAAACGCTTTCTCAGGGCGCTTCAGGAAAAAACATTCAGACCGGTGGGTGGCCGGGAAGAAATTGAGAGCGATTTCAGACTGATCGCGGCCACAAACAGGGATCTGTTCGCCATGTCCCAGGAGGGCAGTTTCAGAGAAGACCTGTATTACCGGGTAGTGGCCCTGAAAATTGAATTACCGATCCTGGTAGACCGTAAAGAAGATATTGCCCTAATCGCCCGGCACCAGGTCTGTTCCAGGAAAAGACCGGCTCGGAGGATTTCAATTTCCGACGAATTTCTTGACGAATTGCTGGCCTATGAATGGCCAGGCAATGTCAGGGAGTTGAAAAATGCCATTGATCTGGCCTGCAGTCGTGTTCTTGAAGGGGAAACCCTTTATCCCAAACACCTGCCCGGACACATCCGGGCTTACAACATCCGCCAAAAAATTTCGCCTAAAACATCTTCACCTTCCCCAAAATCGGTGGTCGCAATCCCCATGAAAGAGTATGTGGATAAGGCAAAATACGATTACCTGGTCCGCCTGACGGCCCAGACGCGCGGCGATATTCAAAAAACCTGCCGCATATCCGGGCTGTCCAGGGGACATTTGTACAACCTGCTTAAAAAATACGGTATCAAATCAAGCTGA